One stretch of Juglans microcarpa x Juglans regia isolate MS1-56 chromosome 3D, Jm3101_v1.0, whole genome shotgun sequence DNA includes these proteins:
- the LOC121255941 gene encoding nodulin-related protein 1, whose product MEYSDSHNKPNATHQEHNLQKHRQPSTSELISSAKLVAEAAKYSLSHETDKVDKGRVAGAAEDLLGAASHYGKLEEKSFGKYVEKAETYLHQYHSSHSSTTSTGSGHSATHTAHSAPHSSGDDGHSGSGHADGHSGSGGYGDYLKMAEGFLKKR is encoded by the coding sequence ATGGAGTATTCAGATTCCCACAACAAACCCAACGCCACCCACCAAGAACACAACCTTCAGAAGCACCGCCAACCATCCACCAGTGAGCTCATCTCCAGCGCCAAGCTGGTGGCGGAGGCCGCCAAATACTCTCTGAGCCACGAGACCGACAAGGTTGACAAGGGCAGGGTCGCTGGTGCCGCTGAAGACCTTCTAGGCGCTGCCTCTCACTACGGAAAATTGGAGGAAAAGAGCTTTGGCAAGTATGTTGAAAAGGCGGAGACTTATCTCCACCAGTACCACTCCTCCCATTCCTCCACCACTTCCACTGGTTCCGGCCACTCTGCCACCCACACCGCACACTCAGCACCACATTCGAGTGGTGATGATGGCCATTCTGGGAGTGGTCATGCTGATGGCCATTCTGGAAGTGGTGGGTATGGGGATTACCTCAAGATGGCTGAAGGTTTCTTGAAGAAACGTTGA